A region of Labeo rohita strain BAU-BD-2019 chromosome 2, IGBB_LRoh.1.0, whole genome shotgun sequence DNA encodes the following proteins:
- the LOC127154330 gene encoding complement C1q tumor necrosis factor-related protein 6-like has translation MSYNILYLLLFVLFTCNCSSVSKAQEEKKTLPDKSKSLPVESGAAGNQQSCLITGLYPLLAELSSTLQSLKASMDQELLRRKEKHNIAFAAALGNRGDVGPFNTDVPLVYQKVFLNAGSCYNSGTGIFTAPVKGVYFFSFSGHNKTSKTMALRLVKNGESMTVVYNHPLTDAGFRFESLSNSITLMLEKGDQIAMHLWANTWVFDNNDSLTLFTGHLVFPL, from the exons ATGTCCTATAACATTCTGTATCTGCTGCTGTTTGTGCTGTTCACCTGTAACTGCAGTAGTGTGTCTAAAGCACAGGAGGAGAAGAAAACACTGCCTGACAAGAGCAAGTCTTTACCTGTGGAGAGCGGTGCTGCTGGGAATCAGCAGTCCTGCCTCATCACAGGCCTTTATCCACTGTTGGCAGAGCTGAGCTCCACTCTTCAGTCTCTGAAGGCCAGTATGGACCAGGAACTGTTGAGGAGAAAAG AAAAACATAACATAGCATTTGCTGCTGCACTTGGAAACAGAGGAGATGTTGGGCCATTCAACACTGATGTCCCACTGGTTTACCAAAAAGTCTTTTTGAATGCTGGGTCATGTTACAACTCAGGCACTG GCATTTTCACAGCACCTGTTAAAGGAGTCTATTTCTTCAGTTTTTCTGGACATAACAAGACATCCAAAACTATGGCTCTAAGACTTGTTAAAAATGGAGAGTCGATGACAGTTGTATACAACCATCCTCTAACTGATGCAGGTTTCCGGTTTGAATCATTGTCTAATTCAATCACTTTGATGCTGGAGAAAGGAGATCAAATCGCCATGCATCTCTGGGCAAATACATGGGTGTTTGATAATAATGATAGTCTGACTTTATTTACTGGCCACTTGGTGTTTCCTCTTTGA